From Apium graveolens cultivar Ventura chromosome 9, ASM990537v1, whole genome shotgun sequence, the proteins below share one genomic window:
- the LOC141686692 gene encoding uncharacterized protein LOC141686692 codes for MATETKSSVVKVRPTSNQIGSSSSSKAKNISSSSTKHKVISTTVAKTEVKGKFTSGSSSKTTSKVTTTSVKREKKVYSLAGQKYDPPEEREPLRIFYESLSKQIPSSEMAEFWMMEHGLLSPDKAKKAYEKKQRKQKQLRLGIPIKSPPPPPSRGESSKRPQQSSKNGDAKAKKRIIDDSDSEDDVILSQKRRKG; via the exons ATGGCTACAGAGACCAAATCTAGTGTTGTTAAGGTCAGACCCACAAGCAATCAAATTGGGTCATCTTCTTCTTCAAAGGCCAAGAATATTTCTTCTAGCTCAACCAAACATAAAGTTATATCAACAACTGTGGCTAAAACTGAG GTAAAAGGAAAATTCACTTCTGGTTCTTCATCGAAAACCACCTCGAAGGTTACGACAACAAGTGTGAAAAGAGAGAAGAAAGTTTACTCCTTGGCAGGACAGAAGTATGATCCTCCTGAAGAG CGAGAACCCCTAAGGATATTTTATGAATCATTGTCTAAGCAGATACCTTCCAGTGAAATGGCAGAATTCTG GATGATGGAACATGGATTGCTGTCACCAGATAAAGCTAAGAAGGCATATGAGAAAAAACAGAGGAAGCAAAAGCAACTTCGGCTGGGAATTCCTATTAAATCACCGCCCCCGCCACCAAGCAGAGGTGAGAGTTCGAAGAGGCCACAGCAAAGCTCAAAGAATGGTGATGCAAAAGCTAAGAAGAGAATTATTGATGACAGTGACAGTGAAGACGATGTTATACTGAGTCAAAAGAGGAGGAAAGGGTAA